CGGTCCTAAGGTAGCGAAATTCCTTGTCAGGTAAGTTCTGACCCGCACGAAAGGCGTAATGATTTGGGCACTGTCTCAACAGCCCGCCCGGCGAAATTGTAGTACTGGTGAAGATACCAGTTACCCGCAACTAGACGGAAAGACCCCATGGAGCTTTACTGCAGCTTAATACTGGAATTCGGTAATTCATGTACAGGATAGGTGGGAGACAGAGAAGCCCGGGCGTCAGCTCGGGTGGAGTCGCCGGTGGGATACCACTCTTGGATTGCTGGATTTCTAACCTGCGGCCGTGAATCCGGTCGGGGGACACTGTTAGGCGGGCAGTTTGACTGGGGGCGGTCGCCTCCTAAAAGGTAACGGAGGCGCTCAAAGGTTGGCTCAGCACGGACGGAAATCGTGCAGTGAGTGTAAACGTATAAGCCAGCCTAACTGCGAGACCGACGGGTCGAGCAGTAACGAAAGTTGGAGTTAGTGATCCGGTGGTATGTGAGTGGAAATGCCATCGCTCAACGGATAAAAGCTACCCTGGGGATAACAGGCTGATCTCCCCCAAGCGTCCACAGCGACGGGGAGGTTTGGCACCTCGATGTCGGCTCGTCACATCCTGGGGCTGAATTCGGTCCCAAGGGTTCGGCTGTTCGCCGATTAAAGTGGCACGCGAGCTGGGTTCAGAACGTCGTGAGACAGTTCGGTCCCTATCTGTTGCGGGCGTAAGAGATTTGAAGGGAGCTGTCCTTAGTACGAGAGGACCGGGATGGACGTACCTCTGGTGCACCAGTTGTTCTGCCAAGGGCATAGCTGGGTAGCTAAGTACGGACGAGATAAACGCTGAAAGCATCTAAGCGTGAAACTCCCCCTAAGATGAGATCTCTCACCTCGAAAGAGGGTAAGGGCCCAGGAAGACTACCTGGTTGATAGGCCGGAGGTGGAAGCGCAGTAATGTGTGGAGCTGACCGGTACTAATAGCCCGAGGGCTTGACCTACGAAAGAAGAAGCAGGCGGCCTGAAAGAATAAGTAAGACACATTGTTCAGTTTTGAGGGTGCAGACGCGCACACCTCGGACAGAAAGAGAGGAGCTGGAGAGCTTGTGAAAGCTTTCTTTGCATACTTTCTTTCTCGAAAGAAAGTATGCACCTTTAGCTCAGTTGGTAGAGCAACTGACTCTTAATCAGTGGGTCCCCGGTTCGAGTCCGTGAAGGTGCACCATGGCCCGTTGGTCAAGTGGTTAAGACAGCGGCCTCTCACGCCGTTAACATCGGTTCGAATCCGGTACGGGTCACCATGTCAAAGCAAGCTGCGGACCACAGGCTTCCGCGCAAGCGCGAAAGCTGGTTCCCTCCGCTGCTTTTCCTTTCCGAATCGCAAATGTTGCACTGGTTTGCGGCTTGGGGATAGAAATCTCTTGACAAAAGAGTGCGAACAGTGTATAATATAGTTTGTTTTCCGGGCTAACCGGATGACATAAGTTGGTGCTGATTAGGGCGAGGGTCCACCCGTTCCCATTCCGAACACGGTAGTTAAGCTCGTCTCTGCCGACAATACTTGGCTGGCGACGGCCTGGAAAAATAGGTAGTGCCAACATCTTTCCCCCGACAGGAAAACTGTCGGGGGGGTACTTTTTTATTGTCACGTGATATCTTGTGACCCGAATATGGATATGGTACAATAGCCGCGTGGAGGTGAGGGAACAAATGGTAAACCCCACAGACCGCTCCTTGCACCAGCCGATCTCACGGAGTTGGCTCCGCCTGCGGCTTGGGAAGGCCTACTATACCTGGAGGCGATATCTTCTCTGGGGCGCTCCTCGTTTCCACTGGGCAAGGACGCGGCAGCGGGAGATGCTGTCCTATGTCCAATTCGCGCACCAGACACCGCTGTTCCGACAGCTGCGGGGCGAGGAGATGAAGCTCCAGAGGAACAAGGTTGTCAATCTGAAGCTGGCAGCCGCCCGGCTGGATGGTATCCTCCTATTCCCAGGCGAAACATTTAGCTATTGGAGAATCATTGGAAAGCCTACCCGGAAAAAGGGCTACTTGGACGGTATGGTACTTTTTCTAGGGCAGATTGGCAGCGATGTGGGCGGTGGACTTTGTCAGCTCTCCAATCTTATCTTCTGGATGACCCTCCATACGCCTCTGACGGTTGTGGAGCGCTACCGGCACTCCCACGATGTCTTTCCGGATGCCGATCGGACCCAGCCTTTTGGCAGCGGCGCCACCTGTGCCTATCCACACAGAGATTTGATGATCCGCAATGATACGGACCAGGTTTTCCAACTGCACGTATGGGTGGGGGAGGAATATCTGGAGGGAGAATGGCGTGCCACGCGTATTCCTGAGCACCGCTATGAAATTCTAGAGAGAAATCCCAGAATAGAACAGGCGGCCTGGGGCGGCTATATTCGGCACAATGAGCTGTTCCGCTTGACCTATGACCAGGAGGGACGGCTTCTGGGAGAAGAGTTTCTTTTATCCAATGATGCGATTATGATGTATAGCCCGCTTTTGTCTGAGTGATCACATGGATAAAACCGGCGGTTGTCTTTTTTTGCCGGACATGTTACACTGAACGGCAGAGAGAGGAGCCATTATTATGTTCTATATTTTGCCAATCCTGCCTGTTTTACCGATTTTAATAGTTTATATTCTGGCTGCAATTCTGCCAGCAATTTTTTTGCTGCGCTTTATTTACCGCCATGACACGGTGGAAAAGGAGCCGCCTGGGCTGCTGGCTCTTTTACTGCTGATGGGCGTGGTGTCTGCGGTTTGCTCTGGCTTCCTGGAAAGTTTGGCGGAGTCTCTTCTGAAACTTCTGGTATCTCCCAGCAGCCCAATCTATGTGGTGCTGACGGCCTTTCTCGTGGTGGCTATGATCGAAGAAGGGACCAAATTCTGGCTGATGAAGTGCTGTACTTGGCGGCATCCGGCTTTTAATTATCGTTTTGATGGAATTGTCTATGCGGTGTTTGTATCTCTGGGGTTCGCCGCATTTGAAAATATCCAGTACATTTTGCATTATGGTCTGTCTGTGGCGTTGCCCAGGGCATTGCTGGCGGTACCGGGGCATATGGCTTTTGCAGTATATATGGGAGTTTTTTATGGCCGCGCAAAACGTAGTGAAAGCCAAGACGATGGAGCTGGAGTCCGGAGGAATCTATGCCTTGGATATGTGTGGGCGGTATTTCTCCACGGATTCTATGACACCTGTGCAATGATCGGCAGCATTCGCGCAACAGTGGTGTTTGTCATCTTTATTGTAGTGGTGTTTTTCCAGGTTTACCGGCTGCTCAGACGGGAGTCTGCAGCCGATGCGCCGATTTAAGAAATCCCCGCCCTGCGCGTTTTCCATAGAGGCGCACGGGCGGGGGCTTTCTTTATTGGAGAAAGTTCTGGATGTTTCCGTTAATACGTTCCATCATGGCGTGATACTGAACACATTCCTCCTGGGTAAAGCCATCCAGGCGGATTGCCTGCCAGTCTGCCAATGCGATTTCTAGATCCCGCAGAACCGACGCGCTTTCCGCCGTGAGTACCGGACAGCGCTCGTCTGCGTCGGAGGGAGTCTCTGTCTCAATCAGGCCTTTTCCGCCCAGGCGCTGCAAGGAGAGCGTGAGTGTGCCGCGAGACAACCCCGTGAAGTCTGCCAGCTCCCGCCGGGTACAGGGACGTTCCAACTGTCGCAGGGCCAGTAGGAGCAGTGCCTCCTGTGTGGACAGGTCATTTTTCAAAGCTGCGGTTTCCAGATGGTATTCCAGCAGCTTTCGGTTCCGGAAGGAATCGCACAGGCAGCCCTGTCCCAAAAGACCGCCGGAGCAGGCGCGTACCCGCTCACTTCCAAGCCGCTGTGCGGTAGGAAGGGGAGGAACTGCGCCATCTCCCGCGGCATCCACCAGGAAGCGGTAGACCTTGAGCCGGCTGCGCTCGTACTCTTCCTCATCCAGAACCTCTTTAAAAAACTGTTGGTAGTATTCAAATACGCTCAACTTCATTTTTACTGTTTTGGTGAGGCTGAGTCCTTGGGTGGCCAGAGAGCCTTTCGTTTTTACATAGTAATAGATCGGAAGTTGCAGCGCATAAAAACGCTTGGCACGGCGGATATATTCCAGATTGAACATGAAGTCCTCGCACCAGCTGATCTCAGGGTCCATGCGCAGACGATATTGTTCCACCAGCTTCCGGCGATAAAGCTTATTCCAAAGGACGCCGTAATAAAAATCCGCCGGATTTTCCATCATGTGGGCGGCATAGGCTTCACGGGTCATCAGCGTGTCCTCATCAATATCGCCCTTGCGGGAGAGCCGTTCCCCCACAACCCGGTAGAAGTCGGCAATCACCAGGTCGCATCGGTGGTTTTCCGCCGCCCGCACTAGGGAACGGGTGGCATCCGGCGTGATCCAGTCGTCGCTATCTAAAAACTGCAGATAGACGCCTTGGGCATGGTCCAGGGCATGATTCCTTGCCGCAGAGACGCCGGCGTTCTTCTGATGAAAGACCCGGACCCGGGCGTCCTGAGCGGCATAGGCATCGCAGATGGCGCCAGAGCCATCCTGACTGCCGTCATCCACCAGCAGCAGCTCAAAATCGGTGTATTGCTGGTCCAGAATGCTGTCTACACAGCGTTGAATGGTGTTCTCCGCATTGTAGACCGGCACAATAATACTGACATTTGGTTCCATAGGTGACGCTCCTTGTAAACAAATACGATCTCTATTCTAGCATAGGAAGCGTGTACCGTCAAATCCGGGCTGGCAGTGCCGGAGCGAAGATATGTGGATTCCCTCTTTTTCGATAAGGTTCCCACTGATTGGAATTGCCCGATCAATCTATATTTTATTCTTGCCATTTAACATTACTACAAGTACCCCTGTGCCTATCGCAATGACCGCGTAAAGTATCAATAACCAAAATAAGGTAGAATCCATCACTTCAAAAGGAAAAAGGGAGTGTGAGTCCTCCCTGTTCTAGATTTGTGTTGATATAAGGATACCCGGCAAATCGATGAAAGGTTTGCCGGGTATCCTTGTTATGTATCCAGAAACTATCTGCCAAGTGCAAGGGTAATTCAGTTTTTTATTTTGTCTCTCGCTTAAACTGGATTCCATTCAATCGGTAGGTTATGTTCTTTCAAAAAGGATAGTTTATCCCAATATCCTCTTTGGAACAAAATCTTTCCATTCACCACGTGAAAAAATCCGCAGCCTCTCAGCCCTAACGGGTCTTTCCACTCTAAAATTGCCCACTGTCCATCTTCAAATATATGCTCTACAATGCAAGTCATATCCGCCGAAGCAAACTCGTTCGTGAACATTGCTCGAATTGCTTCAATTCCGACAGCGGGTTCATTGGTTACTTGATGATTTGTTGCATCTTCGTGATAAAGACTTGTAATTTCTTCTACATCATGGTTATTAAAAGCATCTACCCACTTACACACTACCTCTTTTGGTCTCAACATAATATCTTTCACCTCCACAACTTCAAATTTATTTAATTGGCATTATAACACATATACGCTATTTTTCTTTTAATCATTATAGAATATAAAACTGTTTTGTGCAAGGCACACTGGCGAAATCGCCGGAGTTACAACCCGTCAGCCATCATCTTGAACAGGGAGTGTGAGCCTATGACCTTGACTTTCCCGGCTGCTTATGGTAAAATTCCTCTGATAAGCCAGCCGTCCCCTGCGGAACGGCCCGATCATGAAAAGAATGGAGAGAGCGTCATGGAAAGAATCAAGACTCTGGAGACCCGGAACCTGTGCGAGAGCGCCAAGAACGGCGGCTGCGGCGAGTGCCAGACCTCCTGCCAGTCCGCATGCAAAACCAGCTGCGGCGTGGCCAACCAGAAGTGTGAGAACACCGGGAAATAAAAAAGCCGCCGCCGGAAGGCGGCGCTTTTTCTGTCAGAGAGGACCTGCTATGGTACATCAATATCAACTGAATGGATACAACATCGTCTTGGACACTTGTTCTGGCGGCATCCACGTGGTGGACGAGGTGGCCTATGACGTGATCGCAATGTTTGAGACCCACACGCCGGAGGAGATCGTCTCTACCTTGTTGGAAAAGTACGACAGCCGCCCTGACGTGACGGAGGAGGATGTGCGGACGTGCATTGCCGACGTACAGAGCCTGAAGGATAGTGGGAAGCTGTTCACCCCGGATACCTTTGCGGAGATGGCGGGCACATTCAAGGAGCGATCCGGTGACGTGGTGAAGGCGCTGTGCCTACACGTGGCCCATACCTGCAACCTCAACTGCGGGTACTGCTTTGCCAGCCAGGGCAAGTATCACGGTGATCGGGCGCTGATGAGCTTCGAGGTGGGCAGGCGGGCTCTGGACTTTCTCATGGATCACTCCGGCAGCCGGCGGAACCTGGAGGTGGATTTCTTTGGCGGCGAGCCGCTGATGAACTGGGACGTGGTCAAGCGTCTGGTGGCTTATGCCAGAAGCGTGGAGAAAGAACGAGGGAAGAACTTCCGCTTCACTCTCACCACGAACGGTATGCTGATTGACGACGACGTGATCGACTTTGCCAACCGGGAGATGAGCAATGTGGTGCTGTCCCTGGATGGCAGGAAGGAGATCAACGACCGGACTCGGGTGGATTATGCGGGAAACGGCAGCTATGACCGGATTGTACCCAAGTTCCAGAAGCTGGTGGCGGCCCGTGGCGGGAAAAATTATTACATGAGGGGAACCTTTACCCACGCCAACCCGGACTTCACGAAGGACCTCTTCCATATGGCCGATGATCTGGGCTTCACGGAGCTGAGCATGGAGCCGGTGGTTTGCGCCCCGGGGGACCCGGCGGAGCTGACAGCGGAGGACTTGGATACCGTTAAGGAGCAGTACGAGCTGCTGGCGAAGGACATGCTGCGCCGGGAGCGGGAGGGACGGCCCATCACGTTCTATCACTATATGCTGGACCTGACCAGTGGGCCCTGTGTTTACAAGCGGATCTCCGGCTGCGGCTCTGGTACGGAATACATGGCTGTGACGCCCTGGGGAGACCTGTACCCCTGCCACCAGTTCGTGGGGGAGGAGGCATACAAGCTGGGAGACGTGTGGAACGGCGTGACGAACACAGCTCTGCGAGAGGAGTTCCGCGCCTGCAACGCCTACGCCCGCCCTGACTGTGCCGACTGCTGGGCGAAGCTCTACTGCTCCGGCGGCTGTGCCGCCAACGCCTATCATGCCACCGGCTCCATCCGGGGTGTGTACGAAGCCGGCTGCGAGCTCTTCCGCAAGCGGATTGAGTGCGCCATCATGATGAAAGCAGCGAAAGAGACTGCTCTATGAACACGCCCATCGCGGACTTTGTCCGGCGGTACGCCGCCTCTGATGCCGTTCGTTTTCACATGCCAGGTCATAAGGGACGGCCCTTCCTGGGCTGTGAGCCTTGGGATATCACGGAGATCGCCGGGGCCGACGCATTGTATGAGGCGGAGGGCATCATCGCTGAGAGTGAGAAAAACGCCGGGGCTCTCTTCGGCTCCCGCCGCACCTGCTATGCAACCGAAGGCGCCAGCCAGTGTATCCGGGCCATGCTGTATCTGGCAGTGACGGCCGGAAAGTCTCGGACCGTGGTGGCTGCCCGAAATATCCACCGCGCTTTTATATCCGCCGCCGCATTGCTGGACTTGGAGGTGGTGTGGCTCTGGCCGGAGGAGAGCCGTTCTCTTTGCGGCTGTCCCATCTCAGAGAAAAATCTGGAGCAAACGCTCTCTGCTCTCCCGGAGCCGCCTGCCGCCGTATATCTCACCAGCCCGGATTACCTGGGGGGCATGGCGGATATCTCTGCGCTGGCGCCCATCTGCCACCGGCATGGGGTGCCGCTGCTGGTGGATAACGCCCACGGGGCCTATTTGCGTTTCCTGCATCCCTCCTGCCATCCGCTGGACCTGGGAGCGGACCTGTGCTGCGACTCTGCCCACAAGACGCTGCCATCCCTCACCGGTGGGGCGTATCTTCACGTGTCCAAAACAGCGCCGGAGGCTTTGGCGGGGAGGATGAAGGAGGCAATGGCTCTCTTTGGTTCCACCAGCCCCTCCTACCTGATTCTGGAATCTTTGGACCTTTGTAATCGCTATTTGGCGGAGGATTATCCCGCCCGTCTGGCGGAGACGGTGGAGCGCCTTGCGGCGCTGCGGACAAAGCTGGCGGAGGCCGGCTGGCGGACGGAACTTAGCGATCCGCTGCGGCTGACGGTTTCCGCGCCGCAGGGTATCGCCGGCTGGGACCTGGCGGCGCGCCTGCGGCGCTCCGGCGTGGAGTGCGAGTATGCGGACCCGGATTTCCTGGTGCTGATGGCCACGCCGGAAAACGCACCGGAGGACGGGGCGCGGCTTTTGCAGGCGCTGGGGACCAGCTGGGCGCCTGCGGCGGACCACCCGCCGCTGCCCCTGGCGAGAGGGGAGAGGGTGTGCTCCATTCGGCAGGCCATGTTCTCTTCCAGAGAGATAGTCCCGGCGGCGGAGGCCCTGGGCCGGATCTGCGGTGCACCCATTGTCGGTTGTCCCCCGGCGGTTCCCGTGGCGGTGAGCGGGGAACGCATTACACCGGAGGCGCTGGCGCTGTTTATATACTACGGAATGAATACTGTGGAGGTTTTAGAGGAGAAACCGCCTGTGTGAGCAGACACAGACGGTTTCTCTTGCGTTTTCAGGGAGAATCCGGTAGAATCAGAGGATGAGAGGGGATGGTTTCTATGAGAGCAAAGAGGTGTATGTGGTTGCTGGGAGGGCTGGTGGCCCTTTGTGTATGCGCCGCGTGGCTCTATCAGAGCGCCTACCCGATTGCACCGGACCGGAGCAACGCGGCAGAGTGTATTCAGGACTTCTATCTCCACGGCAGCACTGCGGAGCCGCCTGTGGTCAAGCTTTACGATGCCGTCACCTTAGGGGATAGAACTTACGTCCTTCTGGAGCTGGGAGAGAACCTGGATCTGGGCCGCGCCATTCTGGAGCGCAGCCTAACCGGGCGGTACCGGGTGGCGGGTCTCGGCTATGGCGGCGGGAGCTTCCGGGATGAGATCGTGGAAACAGACGGGAGGAAATACCTGCTGCTGGGAGGAAGAAACACCGGAGAGCAGATCACCTGCGCCACGTTCACCTTGGACGGGACCGCCTATCAGACAGAGATCCCACGTCAGTCCCGTTTCCTGGTCTGCACGGAGGTGGACAGCCGGACAGAGGCCAGCCATCTGGATTTGGAAACCCTGACTTGGTACAATGCTCAGGGAAAGGAAGTCGCTGTCGACTACATACGACCCATCAGCGGGAGGTAAGAGATTATTCAGAAGAAACTAGCGGGAGCATCCAATGGATGCTCCCGCTTAGTCATGGCATTGTGTGAGAAGAAATGGACTCCAGCGTATCCTGCATCCGCAGGGCGAAGACGCGGTGCCCCTCCTCAGAGTAGTGGACACCGTCAAAGGCCATTTCAATGTCCCAGGCGCCGGGATTCGCGTAATGAATGCCCAGCCGCCGGGCCAGCGCCTTGTAGTAATCCGCCAGCTTGGCGGACTCCGTTACCAGCCGTTCCTCCGTCACCCAGGTGCCGGAGACCATGGGAACCGGTGTCAGCAGAAGGAGCGGATAGGCGGTGAGGCGGCCTAAAAACGCCTCCATCCGCGCAGCGACCTCCTGAGCCGAGAGACCCTGCATCATGTCGTTGCTGCCCAGGAACACCACTGCCTGGTCAAAGGGGCTGGCGGCGGCAAAGAGCGCCTCCGCATCCCGGAGTTCACCGGGAAGGTGGGGAATCTCCCGGCCGTTCAGACCGGCATTGAGCACCTCCCAGCCGGTGGCGCGAGCCAGCCGATCTGTCCAGCGAACATCCGGCGGATAGGGCTTTCCCAGAGGGGAGCGGGGGTCATGGCCGTAGGTATCAGAGTCGCCATAACATAAAATCCGCATGCGGGTTTACCTCCTATCCAAGTCAAGCTTTCAGTACATCTAAACGGGCGGGAGCCTGACAGCCCCGTTCCCGCATTAGGGTCAGAACCTCTTCCAGTGTGGGCAAGGAGGGCATGGCGCCCATCCGAGAGACAGTCAAAGCTGCGGTATAGGCGGCAAACTCCAGTGCCTGTGCATGGGACAGCCCCAAAGTCACCCCCACAGCCAGAGCACCTACGAAGGAGTCGCCGGCAGCAGTGGGGTCCGCCACATGCCTCATGGACACACAGGGGATATAGGTCAGGCCGTCCGCCTTAACCACAACGGCACCATGTCCGCCCAAGGTGATGACAATGTGCTCCACACCTTTGTCCCACAGCTTTGCGGCGATGTTTCTCAGATCACTTTTCAGAGGGCCCTCTGCGTCCGTTCGAAGCGGTAAGTGGGTCTCCATCGAGGCCTCCTGCTCATTGGGGATCAGCCAGCTCACCAAGCTCAACAGCTCGTCGTCCAGCTCCG
This genomic window from Pusillibacter faecalis contains:
- a CDS encoding aminotransferase class I/II-fold pyridoxal phosphate-dependent enzyme, which produces MNTPIADFVRRYAASDAVRFHMPGHKGRPFLGCEPWDITEIAGADALYEAEGIIAESEKNAGALFGSRRTCYATEGASQCIRAMLYLAVTAGKSRTVVAARNIHRAFISAAALLDLEVVWLWPEESRSLCGCPISEKNLEQTLSALPEPPAAVYLTSPDYLGGMADISALAPICHRHGVPLLVDNAHGAYLRFLHPSCHPLDLGADLCCDSAHKTLPSLTGGAYLHVSKTAPEALAGRMKEAMALFGSTSPSYLILESLDLCNRYLAEDYPARLAETVERLAALRTKLAEAGWRTELSDPLRLTVSAPQGIAGWDLAARLRRSGVECEYADPDFLVLMATPENAPEDGARLLQALGTSWAPAADHPPLPLARGERVCSIRQAMFSSREIVPAAEALGRICGAPIVGCPPAVPVAVSGERITPEALALFIYYGMNTVEVLEEKPPV
- a CDS encoding glycosyltransferase gives rise to the protein MEPNVSIIVPVYNAENTIQRCVDSILDQQYTDFELLLVDDGSQDGSGAICDAYAAQDARVRVFHQKNAGVSAARNHALDHAQGVYLQFLDSDDWITPDATRSLVRAAENHRCDLVIADFYRVVGERLSRKGDIDEDTLMTREAYAAHMMENPADFYYGVLWNKLYRRKLVEQYRLRMDPEISWCEDFMFNLEYIRRAKRFYALQLPIYYYVKTKGSLATQGLSLTKTVKMKLSVFEYYQQFFKEVLDEEEYERSRLKVYRFLVDAAGDGAVPPLPTAQRLGSERVRACSGGLLGQGCLCDSFRNRKLLEYHLETAALKNDLSTQEALLLLALRQLERPCTRRELADFTGLSRGTLTLSLQRLGGKGLIETETPSDADERCPVLTAESASVLRDLEIALADWQAIRLDGFTQEECVQYHAMMERINGNIQNFLQ
- a CDS encoding PrsW family intramembrane metalloprotease; amino-acid sequence: MFYILPILPVLPILIVYILAAILPAIFLLRFIYRHDTVEKEPPGLLALLLLMGVVSAVCSGFLESLAESLLKLLVSPSSPIYVVLTAFLVVAMIEEGTKFWLMKCCTWRHPAFNYRFDGIVYAVFVSLGFAAFENIQYILHYGLSVALPRALLAVPGHMAFAVYMGVFYGRAKRSESQDDGAGVRRNLCLGYVWAVFLHGFYDTCAMIGSIRATVVFVIFIVVVFFQVYRLLRRESAADAPI
- the scfA gene encoding six-cysteine ranthipeptide SCIFF gives rise to the protein MERIKTLETRNLCESAKNGGCGECQTSCQSACKTSCGVANQKCENTGK
- a CDS encoding VanW family protein, whose protein sequence is MVNPTDRSLHQPISRSWLRLRLGKAYYTWRRYLLWGAPRFHWARTRQREMLSYVQFAHQTPLFRQLRGEEMKLQRNKVVNLKLAAARLDGILLFPGETFSYWRIIGKPTRKKGYLDGMVLFLGQIGSDVGGGLCQLSNLIFWMTLHTPLTVVERYRHSHDVFPDADRTQPFGSGATCAYPHRDLMIRNDTDQVFQLHVWVGEEYLEGEWRATRIPEHRYEILERNPRIEQAAWGGYIRHNELFRLTYDQEGRLLGEEFLLSNDAIMMYSPLLSE
- a CDS encoding GDSL-type esterase/lipase family protein; its protein translation is MRILCYGDSDTYGHDPRSPLGKPYPPDVRWTDRLARATGWEVLNAGLNGREIPHLPGELRDAEALFAAASPFDQAVVFLGSNDMMQGLSAQEVAARMEAFLGRLTAYPLLLLTPVPMVSGTWVTEERLVTESAKLADYYKALARRLGIHYANPGAWDIEMAFDGVHYSEEGHRVFALRMQDTLESISSHTMP
- a CDS encoding nuclear transport factor 2 family protein; the protein is MLRPKEVVCKWVDAFNNHDVEEITSLYHEDATNHQVTNEPAVGIEAIRAMFTNEFASADMTCIVEHIFEDGQWAILEWKDPLGLRGCGFFHVVNGKILFQRGYWDKLSFLKEHNLPIEWNPV
- the scfB gene encoding thioether cross-link-forming SCIFF peptide maturase, translating into MVHQYQLNGYNIVLDTCSGGIHVVDEVAYDVIAMFETHTPEEIVSTLLEKYDSRPDVTEEDVRTCIADVQSLKDSGKLFTPDTFAEMAGTFKERSGDVVKALCLHVAHTCNLNCGYCFASQGKYHGDRALMSFEVGRRALDFLMDHSGSRRNLEVDFFGGEPLMNWDVVKRLVAYARSVEKERGKNFRFTLTTNGMLIDDDVIDFANREMSNVVLSLDGRKEINDRTRVDYAGNGSYDRIVPKFQKLVAARGGKNYYMRGTFTHANPDFTKDLFHMADDLGFTELSMEPVVCAPGDPAELTAEDLDTVKEQYELLAKDMLRREREGRPITFYHYMLDLTSGPCVYKRISGCGSGTEYMAVTPWGDLYPCHQFVGEEAYKLGDVWNGVTNTALREEFRACNAYARPDCADCWAKLYCSGGCAANAYHATGSIRGVYEAGCELFRKRIECAIMMKAAKETAL